A genomic segment from Capra hircus breed San Clemente chromosome 7, ASM170441v1, whole genome shotgun sequence encodes:
- the LOC102180750 gene encoding olfactory receptor 10H2-like, protein MLGLNYTSVSEFILIGFSTFPQHLLPVFFLLFLLMYLFTLLGNLLIMATVWNERGLHTPMYLFLCALSTSEVLYTFAIIPRMLADLLSTDRSISFRACASQMFFSFTPGFTHSFLLTVMGYDRYVAICHPLRYNVLMSPRGCACLVVWSWAGGLFIGLLVTSAIFHLPFCGLNEVHHFLCHVPPLLKLACGNNVPGVALGVGVVCITALLGCFLLILLSYAFIVAAILRIPSAEGRHKAFSTCASHLIVVIVHYSFASVIYLKPKGLYSEEGNTLMAITYTVLTPVLSPIIFSLRNKELKIGIKKTFLSKLYPSSI, encoded by the coding sequence ATGTTGGGGCTAAACTACACCTCCGTGTCTGAATTCATCCTCATCGGCTTCTCCACCTTCCCTCAGCATCTCCTGCCCGTCttcttccttctgttcctgctgaTGTACCTGTTCACGCTGCTGGGGAACCTGCTCATCATGGCCACCGTCTGGAACGAGCGCggcctccacacccccatgtacctCTTCCTGTGCGCCCTCTCCACCTCCGAGGTCCTCTACACCTTCGCCATCATCCCGCGCATGCTGGCTGACCTGCTCTCCACCGACCGCTCCATCTCCTTCAGGGCCTGTGCCAGCCAGATGTTCTTCTCCTTCACGCCCGGCTTCACCCACTCCTTCCTGCTCACCGTCATGGGCTACGACCGCTACGTGGCCATCTGCCACCCCCTGCGCTACAACGTGCTCATGAGCCCCCGAGGCTGCGCCTGCCTGGTGGTCTGGTCCTGGGCTGGAGGCTTATTTATTGGGTTGCTGGTGACATCTGCCATTTTCCACCTCCCCTTCTGTGGTCTCAATGAGGTTCACCATTTCTTATGTCATGTGCCTCCACTACTGAAGTTAGCCTGTGGAAATAATGTACCAGGAGTGGCCCTGGGGGTGGGCGTTGTGTGTATCACGGCTCTGCTGGGTTGCTTTCTCCTCATCCTCCTCTCTTACGCCTTCATCGTGGCCGCCATCTTGAGGATCCCTTCAGCTGAGGGCCGGCACAAAGCCTTCTCCACGTGTGCGTCTCATCTTATTGTAGTCATTGTGCACTATAGCTTCGCCTCTGTCATCTACCTCAAGCCCAAGGGTCTCTACTCTGAGGAAGGCAATACTCTGATGGCCATCACCTATACAGTCCTCACTCCCGTCCTCAGCCCGATCATCTTCAGTCTCAGGAACAAGGAGCTGAAGATCGGCATTAAGAAGACCTTCCTCAGCAAACTCTACCCCTCCAGCATCTGA